Proteins encoded within one genomic window of Humulus lupulus chromosome 1, drHumLupu1.1, whole genome shotgun sequence:
- the LOC133834550 gene encoding secreted RxLR effector protein 161-like, producing the protein MAKVPYVMALGCLMYIMVSTRLDIAHALSILSRLMSNPGLQHWNALKWLLRYLKGTTEMGHKYKQMDQKVTLEGFVDAYYAASKDTRRSTTSYVFTTNGDCICWKSQLQSVVSLSTTEADFLATTEAFKEAIWLQGMLQELKMMIGKAKIYSIHLCKNPVYHEKSKHIDIRLFWIREKIEEDVISLDKIGTEDNPADIGTKMLLVKKFKHCFNLLSLGN; encoded by the coding sequence ATGGCAAAAGTCCCTTATGTTATGGCTCTAGGGTGTTTAATGTACATCATGGTCAGCACTAGACTAGACAtagcacatgctctaagcattctTAGTAGGTTAATGTCCAACCCCGGATTACAGCATTGGAATGCTCTTAAGTGGCTACTTAGATATCTAAAGGGAACTACTGAGATGGGACACAAATACAAGCAGATGGATCAGAAAGTTACACTTGAAGGTTTTGTAGATGCATACTAtgcagcaagtaaggatacaaggaGGTCAACTACATCATATGTATTCACAACAAATGGAGATTGCATATGTTGGAAGTCCCAACTACAGTCAGTGGTGTCACTATCAACAACTGAAGCTGATTTCCTGGCCACCACCGAAGCATTCAAAGAGGCAATATGGTTACAAGGAATGCTACAGGAGCTGAAGATGATGATAGGTAAAGCTAAGATATACTCAATTCACCTCTGTAAAAATCCAGTATACCACGAAAAGAgcaaacacattgacattcgttTGTTTTGGATAAGAGAAAAGATAGAGGAAGATGTGATATCATTGGACAAGATTGGTACTGAGGATAATCCAGCTGATATAGGAACCAAGATGCTACTTGTGAAAAAGTTTAAGCATTGCTTCAACTTGCTCAGCCTTGGTAACTAA